Part of the Mangifera indica cultivar Alphonso chromosome 4, CATAS_Mindica_2.1, whole genome shotgun sequence genome, TCACTCATATAACAAATGGAGTGaggaaaaacaaaagcaaaaaattataccttaaaaaaattaacttcattGCCCATTTTCCTTCCCTTTGCCTATTATGAACCCACACGGCCTTCACCcacaaccccccccccccccccccccccccccccaaaaaaaaaaaaaaaagataaacccgaaaataaattaatagaagGTATGACTATGATTTCAATTACAAgatatataaatgtaatttaagCATACTGTGAGTTTTCATCCCGATGGAGCAGTTAATCCTGGAGGTTCGATTCGTTGACGCCATGTACAAAATCTGGACACAAAACTGCTCCATAGTCAATATCTTTATGTGCAGAATGGTTAGGTGTATACCTACTCTGTCCAGTGAAGCAAATGTTAAAGAGGCCAAACTCATTTCTCGGATTGGGTTAGCTGTAGCATGAAACTGTTGTCAGTGAAGAATGTCTGAAGATGATTTTGTATGCAACTCTTTACTGTGATGTGGGTGGCCAACCTCCCCATTGTTCATTTCAAACCGATCTTGCTAGTTCTCCCCCGAGTGATCATCACTAGCCATGTCATTATTGTGTTGAGTTTGATTTAGGGGAATCAGCAGTTGTCTTGCCTTGAATTCCGAATCCTCGCATATGCAGGAAGATGGATTTTCATGAAACTCTCCTCTGCCGGGCTTCCACTCATTTGGTTCTCCCATAAAACCAATCTGATGAGTTCGAACCCTGGAGGCAAATGCTTCCCATGTCATGTTGTTTCGGTCCATGAACAACCGGTTCAGTTTTTTCGCATTTGGACGGATGGTTGGTTTGTGCCCAAAGTATCTCCTGCAATCCACAAAAAAGAAACTTTCAGTGAGTAGCAAACACTCgggaaaatttaaaagaagaatGATGGAGGATACCTTCTTCCAGCTAGAATTCTAGCCATGTTCCCATTGTTGTTGGTGATGAAAACATCACTTTCATCACAAACAATGAAGTCCAGTGCAGCCATGCgagaagaaaatgatgaaaacatCCCCAACTCTGCCTTGCTTGCTAAGGTctcttttgaatgaaaatttggaaACAGTGCTTTCAGTGGTGCTAACGTCTCTTTTCCTCCATATACTTCTCCTGACGCAACATATAGGTGAACATCACTCCCAAATCCCAATGCTCTCAGCATCAGACCAACTTCCTCTGGAGTGAGTGGGCATTTTCCATGCCTTCGTTCCCTTTCAGGGTTGCCTGCCTGCATTTCATACCAATATAAACACGAGATTTAAGTGTCATACACTGCTTATGATGTCTAACGTTTCCTTGAGAAACAACAAAGGTCTCACGTGTAAACTTTTCCACCGCTTCCGTATAGCCCCAAGTTCCCTTCTTTCTTTGTCTCCTCCACCATAATAGCATCCAGAGAATGCAAGCATATCAGATTCAAACCTAtgacatgatatatataaacttgAATCATTGAAATTCCTTCCTCTTCCATGCATATCAAGTTCCGTATATACTGATTGACGATatacaaaataaagcaaaattttTACCTCAAGTGCAGAGCCAAGAAATGCTTGCTTTTCATTCTCATCCTCTCAACCAACAATTTACCCATTTCAAAAATTGAAGCACTGAATCTTAAGGCATGGTAGTTAACTCTACATCTTAGCTTTTGCAAATCTGAATCCAAATAATTTGAAAGCCTGTAATCGAACTTGGTGAGTTGAACAGCCTgccaaagagagaaaaaaaattaccggAACTGTCAATTCCCAAATTAATGAAAACTAGACAGGGTTTCCTAAGGCCAGATAGAGCTATCAAGAAGAACTAATGAGCGTCATGATTCACTTTATGTTTAAACATGAGGCTTTCCAAGCATTATTTTATAAAGGACATGAATTGATCACATTCATACCGCACTATATCCTCTCCTCTTGTACAAAATcatacattaaataaaataagaaat contains:
- the LOC123213536 gene encoding protein ROOT HAIR SPECIFIC 17 encodes the protein MKRKKRDNSSNPMTMALCHLIFLLRRRRQLFPFISAVSGCVLLVFVAVSLLSSAPPVSTHLKHLQRSHFNIVVSDSYINSGGDTVFHVPSNGGSLVGDLWESREAKFYFGCSAPSEKFQPAEVKTQPNRYLMIATSGGLNQQRTGITDAVVAAYILNATLVVPKLDQKSYWKDSSDFGDIFDVDWFISFLSRDVKIIKQLPKMRGKVLTPHNMRVPRKCSPKFYESHVLPVLNKKHAVQLTKFDYRLSNYLDSDLQKLRCRVNYHALRFSASIFEMGKLLVERMRMKSKHFLALHLRFESDMLAFSGCYYGGGDKERRELGAIRKRWKSLHAGNPERERRHGKCPLTPEEVGLMLRALGFGSDVHLYVASGEVYGGKETLAPLKALFPNFHSKETLASKAELGMFSSFSSRMAALDFIVCDESDVFITNNNGNMARILAGRRRYFGHKPTIRPNAKKLNRLFMDRNNMTWEAFASRVRTHQIGFMGEPNEWKPGRGEFHENPSSCICEDSEFKARQLLIPLNQTQHNNDMASDDHSGEN